The region TTTAACTGTGCAAAACAGTCCCTACGAACCCATCGTCTCCTTCCTTTTCTCTGTTCCCTTTCTGTACCTGTACCAGGCAATTTGTGAGCTAGGGTTAACCATTTGCTCCATCGCTACTCTCTCGTCATCTGTCAGACCACCCTACCTAGTTCTAGCACCGATGGCCCTCCTATCCTCTGAAACGACCTCACCCAGCAGCTACCGTCATCGCCGCCGGGAGCATGTAAATTTAGCGCCGCCGTGCTGTAGGTCCACTCAACATTTTTCTGGCTGATTGATGATCGTGCTTGTACTCTGGCCAACCTCTGGCTATTGTTATTTTTTCAACTGTTTGTGAACTAAGTCTGATGCTTTCTGCTGTGCTCGCATCTGAGAAATCACCCTCTTTGTGCACTTGTTATTACATTCTAATAAAACGAAACCAAGGGGTGTGCCCTTTTTCTCTAACAAGAGTATGATTCTTCAGTTGACCTATAACAATTTCAGGTCATCTGTACTCCTCTGCTTTTAAAATTTTATGTACCATATAAGCTTGCTGGAATAAAGAACATGCATTAAGGTCAAGATCCGGTAATCTGGTACACAAATCCTTTTTTGTAACGGCAACAAGTAAGAGCTTTTTTTGTTGTTGTAATCAGCACTCGCCAATGCTTTTAGGAGTAAGATCCATGATGTGGCATGCAAATCTTGTGCAGTATAGATACTATGGCGTTTGTGGCCTAACCGGACCAGGGACTCTCAGGTTTGAGAACCACTCGGAAATTTGCACTTATGCTTGAAGATGTGTTGAAGTAGTTTCATTCCAGGTACAATTGTCTCATAGATCCCCAAAAAAAGCTGTCTCATAGCAGTTCAATCAAATTAGGATGTTAACAGAGAAAACTCCAAATTTTTTTTACAAGATCACTGCTAGCTTTATGTACATTACTGTCATATAGACAACTTTGTATACATTGCATATACACAAACCGGTTCAAACATTGTGTACATAAGGAAAAGTATGTCCAACTCTTTTATCTGCTATTGTTCCTCCACACGTACATTAATCAGCTAGTGAGCATTGTCTACTGAAGTATCCGGAAAGCAATATCTGTTCACTTTAGGGAACAGATTGAGCAGCATGCAGCTCTCCCGATCATCTGAAAGAGACATTTTTGTTGCCAAAATACACAAAGTTGATGCAAAATTAGAAGGTAGAACACTAACTTGTACAACCAACTTTCTTTTCTGTAGACGAGCATGCGGCTGCACCTGCAGAGATAACACCTGAAAAGCATGAATATCAATTTTCAGGTCATATCCAACAGAAGATCAAACTTTATGATATGGTTGGATAAGGTTAAGCTTTATGCTGCAGAGAATTTCAGCGATGTTAGTTAAGATTTTTTGCACCAGATCATGGAGCTTAATCCTAATATCATTTGTTTGTTTGATTAGAAAGAACTTGTTCTTATTTTCTGCTATTTGTTCAAGATTTTCTTGACCTCATTATGAACTTTTTCTTATCTGCGGCAATCGTTCAAGAATTTATTGGCTCATGAATACGAGAAGTTCAACGATATCGACTGTAAACAGTAATCAGGAACGATTATTCTTAGCTCTTTTTTCGCTGCTCCTACGGAATAAATATGCACTCACTATCTGAATAAAGAAAGCAACGCAGCTTGTTAGAAATTTGTGGCGGCGTTGAATCTTAGCTTGCAACGACGGCGGTGGTGCCAAACCAAGAGCGTGCACCGTCGGTTGTGCCAAGCCGTAGCCAGCACTGTCATGGAGAGGGATAGATTGTGGAGATAGAGGGAAGAGGAATTTGCAGCGGGGTAGGAGTTGTGCTGAAGAGAGCTCACACTATCCTAAATCGCTTGGTACAGAGAGGGGTTCTCAGAGAGATAGGTACAGATCGGAACAGAGCAAAGGGAATGAGACGATGGGATCGGAAGGACTTTTGTGCAGTTGAGCCACTTGACAAGGTTCATTGTGTAAAATGTACCCGTAGCCAGCTTATGATGACATCCAGTCCATCTATTCCCCATCCAGTGGCCGAGAATCGCTTGGTGTACTGGGTGCATCAATTCAGTCGTTGCACAGGATACGTCCTCATATTCACAGATACTTCCAACCCCTGGAGATATCCAGCATGGACCCCAAATCCCAAACTATCAATGAATCAATCCCATGACCCACTAATCATTGACTGCACAACGGAGCCGAAAGGGCAATACCGTAAATTCCGTTTCGAGCAGTGGCCGAGCTGAGCTAACCACCTGTCTTCTCCTGCCCGCAGCCGCAAGCAACTTGGGCAGGTAAGCTATGTCATAGGCCACACCAAACACATCACTTGGGAGGGGCGGCCATTATCTTCCTttccgagaactcatcaagaaattAGGTAGATAGGTTACACAGATCTTGGCCTCCTCTTCCCGAGAATTCGACGCCACTTCACGATGTCTGTCGAGCTTCTCACGAAATTCCTCACGTAAGTGGGTTCCTCCGCTCTCGTTTCTACCTCTGTTGCCTGTAATTTTGGCGGGATTTTCCATGCCTCTGCTTGGTCGACTCGATCGCTGATCGCTTGGGCTGCAGGGTTCTGTTCGGGTATGCTATGCCGGCGTTGGAGTGCTTCAAGGCGGTCGAGCAGCGGACCGGCCGGACCGATCAGCTCCGGTTTTGGTGCCAGTATTGGTACTGATCCACGAGCCTTTATCTCTCGAGTAATCCTCATTCTTTGGTTTGTTGGATCCGTCCGTACGCGATGCTTACAATTGCTAGAATTAGGATTTAGGACGCACTTTCAGCAATTTGGGGGCGCATCACGCAATTGCCAAAATGCCTATGTAGTTTGACTTCTTGAGATACTGGGATGGAACAACTGGCTAGAGATCTTGGTCTTGCTGAGCTTGACGAATTTCAGCAACTTTGCAGGATCATACTAGTCATCCTGGTCATATTCGATGAAATCGCAGGCGCCCTAATATCGAGGTACTAATCACCAATCACAACTCATTGACTCATCAAATGTAGCCACCGTACTCGGTACTCTGCTCTACGCCTCCTTTGAAAGAAAGAAATCTGTTGTCTGACAAACCATTTCGTGGGGTCGCAGGATTCCGATGTATTATGAAGTCAAGCTCGCCTTCCTTGTCTACCTCTGGTACCCCCAGACAAGGGTAAGTTGCCAAGTTCTGGTGGTCTGTTGATTGATCCATGTCTGAACAGAGACCTTCTGCCCGTTGACCAGGGGTCTGACATCGTGTACGAGAACTTCGTGCGGCCGCTGGTGATGCAGTACGAGCCCAACATCGAGGAGAGGCTGCGGTACCTGCGGGCCAACGCCGGCGACCTCATCGTCTTCTACCTCAAGAACTTCACGGACAGGGGATACGAGCTCTTCCTCCGGGTCCTTGACTTCGCTCAGTCGCAGGCGTCCAGTGGCTCAAGGACAAGGGTATACCCTGGATACCATTTTTCTGTCGCTTTGATAGCTAACTGTGTTCGGATGTTACATATCTGCGATTTTGTTTGTGCTGGTGCGCAGAGGTTCTTCTCGTTCCGACAGGACCGAGCGGAGAGGCCGAGCTTCGACGACGATGACTACGTCCACGGCAGCGATCGGAGGAGCGCGGCGAGGCAGCGGCGACCCCGCGGTGCTGATTACTAGCGGAGTAGCTAGGATGGTCGTGGTAGGATAAGACTGCAAAGAAACCTGAATGGTTGTAGGACAAAAATCGAAACGTAAAAAGGTTGACATGAACAGAGCTACTCCTATTTGATTGTGGATATTTAGGTGGTATAGGTTTCCATGTAACTCGATGTTCAGGCTGATTATCACAAATATAGTTTGCTAAAGTATTTTGTTTTACTTTACTTTTATTTTTCGACCCTGGGTTTTCCATATTTATGCTGGTACACCAACAATCCGATTTTAAGAATTATAGGCAAAATCATTGCGATAGAACATTGAAAAACTAAAAGCTACACCAAAGTGATCTAGAATCGTTGTCTCAAATTCCACCAATTGCATCACAACGTTCTTCCATGTATATGGTAGAAAAGCAGAGTAGATTTTTTCTTCTTATAAAcgaaaaaaaagggagaagatcagTACTTGCAGTCTTGCACAGGCTAGACTAACCTCGAACCGGAAATGAACATACCTGCACATGATAGACTATCTGCAAAGGTTTGAATAGTTGTATGAGTCGTCTACCAAAAAAGTTAAAAATAGTAGACCCTTGAACACATTGTGTCTAGGACACTCCCCACATAATGCAGACGAATTGAATTGTCACCACGTTGTTGTGGAACTTAGGAAGAAGACAATGATCATGATAAAATAAAGTAGGAGAGGCTGAAACACCACTAGCCCCAGACAACAGCTACAAAGGCACGCCAAACCAGAAATGGAGCTAGGAGACATTTGTTCCACACAACATATCTCGAGCATTGAGACTCCATTGACGAGGGCACACAAAGCAAGCATGAAAAACTTAGGTAAAGATCCGGAGTTCCACCCACCTCTTAGTGGCAAATACACCGGCAAGGAAGAAAGAGGGAGCTGGGAGACGATCATGGTAAACTTGGTGGCTAGAGTTCTAGTTATACGTACCGTCAGTTATGTGTTCTCCCCCGCGTGATCATATATATAGTCTTtgctcctgctagcccaacacgaaTCGTAGCTTCATTTAGATTCGGTCTGCTTTCAAAGCCAAGTCTCGCCTAGCACTTAGTTGGCACGCTTGACCCATATAACCCTAGATGTATACCATGGTAAGGAAAAATTAACATGTATGTGGCATTTTGTCTGATAGAAAGTAAAATGTGGCATGTTGGAATGCCAATTAGTGGATCTCTCAAATATCTGAAAGATCAGGTGTGGAAGCATGCTCAAGGATGAATTGAGCAACCATTGTTTTCGGGCGCNNNNNNNNNNNNNNNNNNNNNNNNNNNNNNNNNNNNNNNNNNNNNNNNNNNNNNNNNNNNNNNNNNNNNNNNNNNNNNNNNNNNNNNNNNNNNNNNNNNNNNNNNNNNNNNNNNNNNNNNNNNNNNNNNNNNNNNNNNNNNNNNNNNNNNNNNNNNNNNNNNNNNNNNNNNNNNNNNNNNNNNNNNNNNNNNNNNNNNNNNNNNNNNNNNNNNNNNNNNNNNNNNNNNNNNNNNNNNNNNNNNNNNNNNNNNNNNNNNNNNNNNNNNNNNNNNNNNNNNNNNNNNNNNNNNNNNNNNNNNNNNNNNNNNNNNNNNNNNNNNNNNNNNNNNNNNNNNNNNNNNNNNNNNNNNNNNNNNNNNNNNNNNNNNNNNNNNNNNNNNNNNNNNNNNNNNNNNNNNNNNNNNNNNNNNNNNNNNNNNNNNNNNNNNNNNNNNNNNNNNTCTCATTGAACCCGAGTTTCTGGTGGGGAAGAAGCATGGAAAAAGGAAACCTTAATGGATGTTGTAGGAAACAATGACATGACCTAAATTTTGTGGTGGCTTGGGATTAAGGGACACGGAATCTTTAACATTGCATTGCTTGCGTGTCAAGCACAACAAATCATACGATCTCCATAAACTCTACATTCATGAATATTAAAAGCATTCTACATGGCAAGTGCAAACATTTTGTAGGATAAATTAGGCTCAAGGTCATAAATATTTAGCATCCATCCTTGAGGGCCGAGTCATCCTCCAGCACGCGTGTCTGGCTCGACAATTAGATTTCATGCAAGGAGAGACTGTGGCATGTTCAACCACACCTTTGTGTAAATGTGCTTATCGATAAGTACTCTAGTGTCTAGGACGCCGTACGTTGAGAACATTTTCGTTCTCATGGATGCAATCACCGACGTACTGGCTTCTAGTCTTGGAACTTTAAGAGGGCAAGATGTTCTTTATCCAGTTAGTGTATGGAATGCTAGTGCACACCAAAAAAGTGTGTTTGGGTTGGATCAATTGGAGATCAAGCACTAGATCATCGAGGCCTGAGAGTTGGTAGGTTGGAAGCTTCAACAATGGGCGTACTTTCCTTCCTAAAAGAGAAAATTATCAATTTAATTTTGAGAGGATGGCTAACATATTTGACAAGATGGTACCTAATCTAGCTAGAAAATGAATAGTTTGAAGAAGCCAGCCTTGGAAGAAATGTTTGCAAATGTGTGTATTGCCAAGTGGAAGAAATCCAAGAAGATTATTATTAACATAATGAGGGACTCAACAAAGGGGGGATATTCCCAGTTTGCAGGACAGCCAAGAGAAATCTGTGAGAAGCTTCATGCAGCATCTACATCTAAAATTGTGCATTAGAAAGAGAAAGTTTCCTCCAGACTTGGTTAATGTTCATGTAGTTTAATCTATAAAACTCTCAAAACACAACAACTTGTGAAATTGCCCAATACACACGATGTCAATTCTTTGTGAGTACTAGATCAACCATAAACCATATGCATCCACAACAACAAAGTGGATTGTTAAGCCAATTAGGCCGCCAGCTACAAATAAGTGATTCCAAGATGCTAAAActttttggatgtttaatttgcTTGCCTAAATGCTGATTTTTTGTTGTTTAATTTATTTACCTAAATGCTAAATTGTTGTCTATTTAATTTATTTCCCTAAATGCCAAACTATTTGGTTGTTTAATTTATGGGAGTGCCTACGGCTCAGGTGACCGAGAATTAGTGAATTCTTGGTCGACCAGCAACTAATCTCATCTTCCTGTTCGAAAGGATTCTTCCTCCTATGTATGTGCAAATGGGCTTGTGGTTTATGTGTGAGTTCGTGATTTTTTTGACCGGGCTTATGTTTTTTCCATGGCCGATGAACCGCCACATGAGTTTTTTGTTATGTTCCTTTTCTCGATAGGGTTATGTTGATTTGTTTGTGCATTGTGTTTCATTTACCAAAAGAAGCATTtccataaataaataaaagaaaatgatgaaaagtcCACTAAAAAAGGAAGGATAATTGTGAGATAAAAAGAAATTAGTATATCCAGTTTCATTTACAAAAATAGAACTTATTTTTAAGTGTGACTTGTACTGATTATTTGGGATTAAAAAAATACAAATATCTAACCAATTACATTTTTCTAAACATTGCAGTTGCACCTTTTATTGAAAGTGAAATCACTATTTATAGAAAAAAATCAACTTACTAGTTGCACTTCTCTGGAAAAACTTGCAAGTATAAAAATTATGAAACTAGTTGGACTTTTCTAAAAATGGAAGTTGAACATTTCTCGAAAAGGTGCAAGTAATCAATGAAGTTATTAGCTCCCTCAAAATGGAGCACTCTGGTTTTTAGGCAATAATGGAGCGCTCTGGTTGTATCATGGTTGGGGCGACGGGTGGGCCTCATCGTCAGTGGGAGGTACAAGCTAGCTAGACGGTTTGGTCCAATCGTTCATACAATCTGGGCTTGGACTATTAATTTGGGCCTCGTTGCGAGTCATGGAATTGGATTTTAGCCAGTTGATAAGATTCGTATTAGCATACGTCCTGATTATTAGTAGTACCACATTGCCTGGCTAAGGCGTAATAAGTCGGTTCAGGAAGATATAAAGGAGGAGCACGCCTCCACTCCAAATCAGACCTTTTTCGACCTTTTGACTAAGATCAGTGTAGTATTTGTTCTTATCAGTTAATATTTGAGTATGTGGATTTGATGTCCAAATGATATTGATTTTTTTTTGGAGAGGATCCACATATGTAGCCTACATGGGTCTTCATGATCGCTCTAGCATTCCACTATTGCGGGCCGATGCGTCCAACCAAATAAAATTAAATATTGGATACAAAATATATAACTAAAACTTTTATGCTAGAGATTATTGTTATCACACAATCTAAATTATTATTAAATGTAGTAAGTTCAAATAACATTTTTCAAGTTTTAAGTTGTTGATTTTCTAATTTTATAATTATATGAACTTTTAAACATAAAATGATaaattttcaataaaaaaagtAGGTATGTATTTATCTCCTTTTTTGTGAGTACCTATGTATTACCTCCATATTAAATATGCATGATATCTTTCCTTTAGGATGTACAAATTTTTTGTTATTGTCCTCGTGTAAATGCAATTACATTGTGTTGGATCTAGTGCAATGTTTAAAAACATGTGAAACTTGATGCAGATTGACAAGATTGGTAACTATATGACCCAAAAGGGTTGGTTTGAGATTTCTTGAACGGAACCAAAAGTAGGACGGAATTTCAGAAAAATCACAAGTCTGTTTTAAAAATAGTTTACATTACTTCACCTAGAATAAAAATATACATTGTTTGCAAATTGACATATTCCCAAATAGCTTTTTCCAATTCATCTATAATATCTAAATTGTTGATTCCCACTAACTCTAATTCATTCAACATGTAGCCCTTCACATCTCCAAATGTGTCACGTCAACATCCACTAAAACTATTTTGTAGCACATGCATACGTGATAAAGACCCGACTAGATGCAAGTCGTTCGTCAGTCCGATCTATCACGATACTGGCAGCAGCACAAGAAATTCCGACCAAGCAAAGATGCGAGACCGTCAGATCAAAAACTGACGTCGAGCAGACTGAATCAACTCCACGCGTAGCAACGACAAAATCCAAGCTGGATCAGCAAAAACAAACACAATATTTGGT is a window of Triticum dicoccoides isolate Atlit2015 ecotype Zavitan chromosome 2B, WEW_v2.0, whole genome shotgun sequence DNA encoding:
- the LOC119364237 gene encoding putative HVA22-like protein g, encoding MSVELLTKFLTVLFGYAMPALECFKAVEQRTGRTDQLRFWCQYWIILVILVIFDEIAGALISRIPMYYEVKLAFLVYLWYPQTRGSDIVYENFVRPLVMQYEPNIEERLRYLRANAGDLIVFYLKNFTDRGYELFLRVLDFAQSQASSGSRTRRFFSFRQDRAERPSFDDDDYVHGSDRRSAARQRRPRGADY